The proteins below come from a single Panicum hallii strain FIL2 chromosome 7, PHallii_v3.1, whole genome shotgun sequence genomic window:
- the LOC112900470 gene encoding protein DMR6-LIKE OXYGENASE 1-like isoform X2, whose translation MAPTIAKPLLSDLVAQTGQVPLSHVRPVEDRPDLASVDNESGAGIPLIDLRKLDGPERRTVVEAIGRACESDGFFMVTNHGIPAGVVEGMLHVAREFFHLPEAERLKCYSDDPKKAIRLSTSFNVRTEKVSNWRDFLRLHCYPLQSFVDQWPSNPPSFRQVVGTYATEARALALRLLEAISESLGLERSHMVTAMGRQAQHMAVNYYPPCPQPELTYGLPGHKDPNAITLLLQDGVSGLQVQRNGRWVAVNPVPDALVINIGDQLQALSNDRYKSVLHRVIVNSESERISVPTFYCPSPDAVIAPADALVDDGHPLAYRPFTYQEYYDEFWNMGLQSASCLDRFRPG comes from the exons ATGGCCCCGACCATCGCCAAGCCTCTGCTCAGCGATCTCGTGGCGCAGACGGGGCAGGTCCCATTGAGCCACGTCAGGCCTGTCGAAGACCGCCCGGACCTCGCGAGCGTCGACAACGAGTCCGGCGCCGGGATCCCGCTCATCGACCTCAGGAAGCTCGACGGGCCGGAGCGCCGCACGGTGGTGGAGGCCATCGGCAGGGCCTGCGAATCCGACGGCTTCTTCATG GTGACGAACCACGGCATCCCGGCGGGGGTCGTGGAGGGGATGCTGCACGTGGCGCGGGAGTTCTTCCACCTGCCGGAGGCGGAGCGGCTCAAGTGCTACTCCGACGACCCCAAGAAGGCCATCCGGCTCTCCACGAGCTTCAACGTGCGCACCGAGAAGGTCAGCAACTGGCGAGACTTCCTGCGCCTGCATTGCTACCCGCTCCAGAGCTTCGTCGACCAGTGGCCGTCCAACCCGCCCTCATTCAG GCAAGTGGTGGGCACCTACGCGACGGAGGCGCGGGCGCTGGCGCTgcggctgctggaggccatATCGGAGAGCCTGGGCCTGGAGCGGAGCCACATGGTGACGGCCATGGGGAGGCAGGCGCAGCACATGGCGGTGAACTACTACCCGCCGTGCCCGCAGCCGGAGCTCACCTACGGGCTGCCGGGGCACAAGGACCCCAATGCCATCACGCTGCTGCTCCAGGACGGCGTCTCCGGCCTGCAGGTGCAGCGCAACGGCCGCTGGGTGGCCGTGAACCCCGTGCCCGACGCGCTGGTCATCAACATCGGCGACCAGCTGCAG GCGCTGAGCAACGACCGCTACAAGAGCGTGCTCCACCGCGTGATCGTGAACAGCGAGAGCGAGCGGATTTCGGTGCCGACGTTCTACTGCCCGTCGCCGGACGCGGTGATCGCGCCGGCGGACGCGCTGGTGGACGACGGCCACCCGCTGGCCTACCGGCCGTTCACCTACCAGGAGTACTACGACGAGTTCTGGAACATGGGCCTCCAATCCGCGAGCTGCCTCGACCGGTTCAGACCCGGCTGA
- the LOC112900470 gene encoding protein DMR6-LIKE OXYGENASE 1-like isoform X1 — protein sequence MAPTIAKPLLSDLVAQTGQVPLSHVRPVEDRPDLASVDNESGAGIPLIDLRKLDGPERRTVVEAIGRACESDGFFMREWRVCVQVTNHGIPAGVVEGMLHVAREFFHLPEAERLKCYSDDPKKAIRLSTSFNVRTEKVSNWRDFLRLHCYPLQSFVDQWPSNPPSFRQVVGTYATEARALALRLLEAISESLGLERSHMVTAMGRQAQHMAVNYYPPCPQPELTYGLPGHKDPNAITLLLQDGVSGLQVQRNGRWVAVNPVPDALVINIGDQLQALSNDRYKSVLHRVIVNSESERISVPTFYCPSPDAVIAPADALVDDGHPLAYRPFTYQEYYDEFWNMGLQSASCLDRFRPG from the exons ATGGCCCCGACCATCGCCAAGCCTCTGCTCAGCGATCTCGTGGCGCAGACGGGGCAGGTCCCATTGAGCCACGTCAGGCCTGTCGAAGACCGCCCGGACCTCGCGAGCGTCGACAACGAGTCCGGCGCCGGGATCCCGCTCATCGACCTCAGGAAGCTCGACGGGCCGGAGCGCCGCACGGTGGTGGAGGCCATCGGCAGGGCCTGCGAATCCGACGGCTTCTTCATG CGCGAATGGCGCGTATGCGTACAGGTGACGAACCACGGCATCCCGGCGGGGGTCGTGGAGGGGATGCTGCACGTGGCGCGGGAGTTCTTCCACCTGCCGGAGGCGGAGCGGCTCAAGTGCTACTCCGACGACCCCAAGAAGGCCATCCGGCTCTCCACGAGCTTCAACGTGCGCACCGAGAAGGTCAGCAACTGGCGAGACTTCCTGCGCCTGCATTGCTACCCGCTCCAGAGCTTCGTCGACCAGTGGCCGTCCAACCCGCCCTCATTCAG GCAAGTGGTGGGCACCTACGCGACGGAGGCGCGGGCGCTGGCGCTgcggctgctggaggccatATCGGAGAGCCTGGGCCTGGAGCGGAGCCACATGGTGACGGCCATGGGGAGGCAGGCGCAGCACATGGCGGTGAACTACTACCCGCCGTGCCCGCAGCCGGAGCTCACCTACGGGCTGCCGGGGCACAAGGACCCCAATGCCATCACGCTGCTGCTCCAGGACGGCGTCTCCGGCCTGCAGGTGCAGCGCAACGGCCGCTGGGTGGCCGTGAACCCCGTGCCCGACGCGCTGGTCATCAACATCGGCGACCAGCTGCAG GCGCTGAGCAACGACCGCTACAAGAGCGTGCTCCACCGCGTGATCGTGAACAGCGAGAGCGAGCGGATTTCGGTGCCGACGTTCTACTGCCCGTCGCCGGACGCGGTGATCGCGCCGGCGGACGCGCTGGTGGACGACGGCCACCCGCTGGCCTACCGGCCGTTCACCTACCAGGAGTACTACGACGAGTTCTGGAACATGGGCCTCCAATCCGCGAGCTGCCTCGACCGGTTCAGACCCGGCTGA
- the LOC112900815 gene encoding probably inactive receptor-like protein kinase At2g46850, with product MARVRDRPPPPMLAPPLPPPGLRLLLIVLLALAASAAQGADTGGCGGADRCGDLVLPFPFHLNSSACGGAGANSSLFRLSCSGNATLTLPLGSATFRVLAFLPSGSLLLDYAPASPAPCDAAYAPFSRPTSPAAALDAAPFLAVTPANVLRLYACEDSSLCRAGCDDVTTCGGKSGCCYPLSDGSVWKPGNGLGVFADYGCRGFSSWVRNRTASAGAAGGVVRGIEVEWAVLRGSAMAKCADGAALVNATALHDGVRCACAAGLVGDGFAQGTGCSKGTSCRNGGQASDGRACCQGRFCSKKAVVLAGFFVSLFFLAAAVSFWLFLRQPSKDSRWDLDPACIPNILRSVCDTKQFTYEQLEEATKRFDSEKAVDTVDGTVHAGVLDDGSLVAVQRIGYETQAKLRLVLDRIELLSEISHPNIARVVGFCLDSSNALLLVHEHFAGGTLEEHLRQMKGRVLSWYHRVNIAIELASALTYLQAHETAPTFLHDLKSSEIFLDTDFTAKIAGYKLTRPATYYSASHDQDVVCNFGHLLIELLTGLRQQIPFDLVAPKVREGRLHEVIDPTLLSGKQLPASHDEVRKMFELAVRCLSGAENGLCMLAVAKELMHILRDNNGSSSKIEISLEETFSSSSLLQMISMSPDTLHHHLP from the exons ATGGCGCGCGTCCGCGACCGCCCACCGCCACCCATGTTGGCTCCTCCTCTGCcaccgcccggcctccgcctcctccttATCGTCCTCCTCGCACTCGCAGCCTCCGCCGCGCAGGGCGCCGAcaccggcggctgcggcggggcCGACCGCTGCGGCGACCTCGTCCTCCCCTTCCCGTTCCATCTCAACTCCTCCGCCTGCGGGGGCGCCGGCGCCAACTCCTCCCTCTTCCGCCTCTCCTGCAGCGGCAACGCCACGCTCACCCTCCCGCTCGGCTCCGCCACCTTCCGCGTCCTCGCCTTCCTCCCCTCGGGGTCGCTCCTCCTCGACTACGCCCCCGCGTCGCCGGCCCCGTGCGACGCGGCGTACGCGCCCTTCTCGCGGCCGACCTCCCCGGCGGCCGCGCTCGACGCCGCGCCCTTCCTCGCCGTCACGCCGGCCAACGTGCTCCGCCTCTACGCCTGCGAGGATTCCTCGCTCTGCCGCGCCGGCTGCGACGACGTCACGACGTGCGGCGGCAAGTCCGGGTGCTGCTACCCGCTGTCGGACGGCAGCGTCTGGAAGCCCGGGAACGGGCTGGGCGTGTTCGCGGACTACGGGTGCCGGGGCTTCTCGAGCTGGGTCAGGAACCGGACGGCgtcggcaggggcggcgggcggggttgTGAGGGGAATCGAGGTCGAGTGGGCCGTGCTGAGGGGCAGCGCCATGGCGAAGTGCGCCGATGGCGCGGCGCTCGTGAACGCCACGGCGCTGCACGACGGCGTAcgctgcgcgtgcgcggcgggTCTCGTCGGGGACGGCTTCGCACAGGGCACAGGCTGCTCCAAAGGCACAT CCTGCAGAAATGGTGGGCAAGCAAGTGACGGCAGGGCTTGTTGCCAGGGACGGTTTTGCTCCAAGAAGGCAGTTGTTCTTGCTG GATTTTTCGTTTCGCTGTTCTTCCTCGCGGCGGCCGTCTCGTTCTGGCTGTTCCTGAGGCAGCCGTCCAAGGACAGCCGGTGGGATCTCGACCCGGCGTGCATCCCCAATATCCTCCGCAGCGTGTGCGACACGAAGCAGTTCACGTACGAGCAGCTGGAGGAAGCGACGAAGAGGTTCGACAGCGAGAAGGCCGTGGACACCGTCGACGGCACGGTGCACGCCGGCGTGCTCGACGACGGCTCCCTGGTCGCGGTGCAGAGGATCGGCTACGAGACGCAGGCGAAGCTGAGGCTGGTGCTGGACCGGATCGAGCTCCTGTCCGAGATCTCCCACCCCAACATCGCCCGCGTCGTGGGCTTCTGCCTCGACTCCAGCAACGCCCTACTGCTGGTGCACGAGCACTTCGCCGGCGGCACGCTGGAGGAGCACCTGCGCCAGATGAAGGGCCGCGTCCTCAGCTGGTACCACCGGGTCAATatcgccatcgagctcgccagcGCGCTCACGTACCTGCAGGCGCACGAGACCGCCCCGACCTTCCTCCACGACCTCAAGTCCAGCGAGATCTTCCTCGACACCGACTTCACCGCCAAGATCGCCGGCTACAAGCTCACCAGGCCGGCGACGTACTACTCCGCGTCGCACGACCAGGACGTCGTGTGCAACTTCGGCCACCTCCTGATCGAGCTCCTGACGGGGCTGAGGCAGCAGATCCCGTTCGACTTGGTCGCGCCCAAGGTGAGGGAGGGGAGGCTCCACGAGGTCATCGACCCGACGCTCCTGTCCGGGAAGCAGCTTCCGGCGTCGCACGACGAGGTGAGGAAGATGTTCGAGCTCGCCGTCCGGTGCCTGTCCGGCGCCGAGAACGGGCTGTGCATGCTCGCCGTCGCCAAGGAGCTGATGCACATTCTCAGGGACAACAACGGGAGCAGCAGCAAGATCGAGATCTCCCTCGAGGAGACGTTCTCGAGCTCGAGCCTGCTGCAGATGATCTCCATGTCGCCGGACACCCTGCATCACCATCTTCCGTGA
- the LOC112898905 gene encoding B3 domain-containing protein Os02g0683500-like, which produces MEFASSSSRFSKEEDEEEEQEEEEEEEASPREIPFMTAAAAATTGGAASSSSSPPAAATASASGSAALRSSDGAGASGSGGGGGSDDVEVIEKEHMFDKVVTPSDVGKLNRLVIPKQHAEKYFPLDAAANEKGLLLSFEDRAGKLWRFRYSYWNSSQSYVMTKGWSRFVKEKRLDAGDTVSFCRGAGEAARDRLFIDWKRRADSRDPHRMPRLPLPMAPVASPYGPWGGGAGGFFMPPAPPATLYEHHRFRQGLDFRNINAAAPARQLLFFGSAGMPPRASMPPPPPPTPHNIMMVQPSPVVTAGLPLPMVLDSVPLVNSTTAAAKRVRLFGVNLDNPQPSGGESSQDTNALSLRMPGWQRPGPLRFLESPQHGAAGATGGAESSAASSPSSSSSSKREAHSSLDLDL; this is translated from the coding sequence ATGGAGTTCGCGAGCTCGTCGAGTAGGTTTTCCaaagaggaggacgaggaggaagagcaggaggaggaggaggaggaggaggcgtccCCGCGCGAGATCCCCTTCATgacagcggcagcggcggccacCACGGGAGGGGCcgcctcgtcgtcgtcctcgcctCCCGCGGCGGCCACGGCGTCCGCGTCCGGCTCGGCTGCCCTCCGCTCCAGCGACGGCGCCGGGGCGtccgggagcggcggcggcggcgggagcgacGACGTGGAGGTGATCGAGAAGGAGCACATGTTCGACAAGGTGGTGACGCCCAGCGACGTGGGGAAGCTCAACCGGCTGGTGATCCCGAAGCAGCACGCGGAGAAGTACTTCCCGCTGGACGCGGCGGCCAACGAGAAGGGCCTCCTGCTCAGCTTCGAGGACCGCGCCGGCAAGCTCTGGCGCTTCCGCTACTCCTACTGGAATAGCAGCCAGAGCTACGTCATGACCAAGGGCTGGAGCCGCTTCGTCAAGGAGAAGCGCCTCGATGCCGGGGACACCGTCTCCTTCTGCCGCGGCGCCGGGGAGGCCGCGCGGGACCGCCTCTTCATCGACTGGAAGCGCCGTGCCGACTCCCGCGACCCGCACCGCATGCCGCGCCTACCGCTCCCCATGGCGCCCGTCGCGTCGCCGTACGGCccgtggggcggcggcgcgggcggcttcttcatgccgcccgcgccgcccgccacacTCTACGAGCACCATCGCTTCCGCCAGGGCCTCGACTTCCGCAACATcaacgccgccgcgccggccaggCAGCTACTCTTCTTCGGCTCCGCCGGCATGCCCCCGCGCGCgtccatgccgccgccgccgcctccaactCCGCACAACATTATGATGGTGCAACCCAGCCCCGTGGTTACGGCGGGTCTGCCTCTGCCCATGGTTCTCGACTCGGTGCCGCTCGTCAACAGCACGACGGCGGCTGCGAAGCGCGTGCgcctgttcggagtcaacctcGACAACCCGCAACCGAGCGGCGGCGAATCAAGCCAAGACACCAACGCATTATCGCTGAGGATGCCGGGATGGCAAAGGCCGGGGCCATTGAGGTTCCTCGAATCGCCTCAACACGGCGCCGCCGGTGCAACTGGTGGGGCCGAGTCCTCTGCagcctcgtcgccgtcgtcaTCGTCGTCCTCCAAGAGAGAAGCGCACTCGTCATTGGATCTCGATCTGTGA